A genomic segment from Roseofilum capinflatum BLCC-M114 encodes:
- the psbF gene encoding cytochrome b559 subunit beta, with product MTSSNQNQPVSYPIFTVRWLAVHTLAVPSVFFLGAITAMQFIQR from the coding sequence ATGACAAGCAGTAACCAAAACCAACCTGTTTCTTATCCCATTTTTACCGTCAGATGGCTGGCTGTTCATACATTAGCTGTGCCTTCTGTCTTCTTTTTAGGCGCGATCACAGCAATGCAATTCATTCAGAGATAG
- a CDS encoding photosystem II reaction center protein L: MPTRNQNPNKQPVELNRTSLYLGLLLIFVLGILFSSYFFN; the protein is encoded by the coding sequence ATGCCCACCCGTAATCAAAATCCCAATAAGCAACCTGTTGAACTCAATCGGACATCCCTCTATCTGGGCTTGTTGCTGATTTTTGTCTTGGGTATCTTATTTTCCAGTTACTTCTTTAACTAA
- the psbE gene encoding cytochrome b559 subunit alpha, translating to MAGGSTGERPFGDIITSVRYWLIHSITIPMLFIAGWLFVSTGLAYDAFGTPRPDEYFTPQRQELPIVTDRYEGKKQIEDFIGK from the coding sequence ATGGCAGGTGGTTCCACCGGAGAACGCCCCTTTGGGGATATTATTACCAGTGTTCGCTATTGGTTAATCCATAGCATCACTATTCCCATGTTGTTTATTGCCGGTTGGCTGTTTGTTAGCACCGGTTTGGCCTATGATGCCTTCGGGACTCCTCGTCCGGATGAGTATTTTACTCCCCAACGTCAGGAGCTTCCGATCGTAACGGATCGTTATGAAGGCAAAAAACAAATCGAGGATTTTATTGGTAAGTAG
- a CDS encoding sensor histidine kinase, with the protein MFQTTRRRLALWYTAVTAVLLLCFAGGIYGYVRATLIERIDDTLNHVVEVVERSLIFEALSSANHQSPHFQINLEASFQDQVEPAEDDRIDLEWFSPTGELLWSTWETPLNLPLHFNRMGETVRIERSPQENLWNYTDDVLLRQVTDRVQVGREVLGYLRVSHPWFEVTKPTRQLMVDLAAVVSVTILAVGAIGWFLSGLAMEPVRVSYLKLKQFTSDASHELRNPIATIQTNVQVALADPSLDPQQHQHLQVVERLTRRMGGLVNDLLFLARQDSGMAEQQWQPIPLDALVMEVMEEQQLIARSRQLTLEFNLDAPDSACDRDPFTVAGDWTQLSRLCTNLVSNALQYTPTGGTITVSLTQSSGIQLQVKDTGIGIAKADLPYLFDRFYRVDPARSRDARDPEGKVATGSGLGLAIVKAIVDNHQGSIKIESQCDRGTTVTVNLPEYRADQGLSS; encoded by the coding sequence ATGTTTCAAACCACCCGTCGCCGTTTAGCTTTGTGGTACACTGCCGTGACTGCGGTGCTGCTGCTGTGTTTTGCTGGGGGGATTTATGGGTATGTGCGGGCGACGTTAATTGAGCGGATTGATGATACGCTCAATCATGTGGTGGAGGTGGTGGAGCGATCGCTGATTTTTGAGGCTCTGTCTAGCGCTAATCATCAATCTCCCCATTTCCAGATTAACCTAGAAGCGAGTTTTCAAGACCAAGTGGAACCGGCAGAGGACGATCGCATTGATTTAGAATGGTTTAGTCCCACAGGAGAGCTGTTATGGTCAACTTGGGAAACGCCTCTAAATCTGCCTCTCCATTTTAATCGCATGGGGGAAACGGTGCGAATTGAGCGATCGCCCCAGGAGAATCTTTGGAATTATACGGACGATGTACTGTTGCGACAAGTGACCGACCGCGTACAAGTGGGTCGGGAGGTGTTAGGATACCTGCGCGTCAGCCATCCTTGGTTTGAAGTGACGAAACCCACACGCCAGTTAATGGTCGATTTGGCAGCAGTTGTCAGTGTAACCATCTTAGCAGTAGGGGCGATCGGCTGGTTCTTGTCGGGTTTAGCCATGGAGCCGGTGAGAGTGAGCTACCTGAAACTGAAGCAATTTACCTCCGATGCATCCCATGAATTAAGAAACCCCATTGCCACCATTCAAACCAACGTTCAAGTTGCCCTTGCCGATCCCAGTTTAGATCCTCAACAACATCAACATTTACAAGTCGTCGAACGACTGACGCGACGGATGGGAGGATTAGTCAACGATCTGTTATTTTTAGCTCGGCAAGATAGTGGTATGGCAGAGCAGCAATGGCAACCTATTCCTTTAGATGCTTTAGTGATGGAAGTGATGGAAGAACAGCAACTGATTGCCCGATCGCGCCAGTTAACCTTAGAGTTTAACTTAGATGCTCCCGATTCTGCTTGCGATCGAGATCCCTTTACCGTTGCTGGAGATTGGACTCAGTTAAGTCGTCTCTGCACGAATTTAGTGAGTAATGCTCTGCAATATACCCCGACTGGAGGAACGATTACGGTGAGTTTAACCCAGAGTTCTGGGATACAATTGCAAGTCAAAGATACAGGGATAGGCATTGCTAAAGCGGATTTACCCTATCTGTTCGATCGCTTTTATCGAGTCGATCCCGCTCGCAGCCGAGATGCGCGAGATCCTGAAGGTAAAGTAGCCACCGGATCGGGGTTAGGATTAGCGATAGTGAAGGCGATCGTTGATAACCATCAGGGCAGCATTAAAATAGAGTCCCAATGCGATCGAGGGACAACCGTTACTGTGAATTTACCAGAGTATCGCGCCGATCAAGGATTATCGAGTTAG
- a CDS encoding rubredoxin: MSTGSSETPETSKQTPETALDRYECRACGYVYEPSKGDGKRQVPPGTPFEELPEGWRCPVCGAQRRKFENIGTASEGAGFAENVGYGFGVNALTPGQKNLLIFGGLGLGLLFFLSLYGLQ, from the coding sequence ATGAGTACCGGATCGTCTGAGACCCCAGAAACATCTAAGCAAACTCCAGAGACGGCACTCGATCGCTATGAGTGTCGTGCCTGCGGCTATGTCTATGAGCCAAGCAAAGGCGATGGAAAACGCCAAGTGCCCCCAGGCACACCCTTTGAGGAATTACCCGAAGGCTGGCGCTGTCCCGTCTGTGGCGCACAACGCCGCAAATTTGAGAACATCGGTACAGCCAGTGAAGGAGCCGGCTTTGCCGAAAATGTGGGCTATGGATTTGGGGTCAACGCCTTAACCCCCGGCCAAAAAAATCTCCTGATTTTTGGGGGGTTAGGATTGGGATTGTTGTTTTTTCTGAGTCTTTACGGTTTACAGTAA
- a CDS encoding photosystem II reaction center protein J: protein MSDFKIPLWIVATVAGTGILVVVGLFFYGAYVGVGSSM from the coding sequence ATGTCGGATTTTAAAATTCCTCTTTGGATTGTTGCAACTGTCGCCGGAACTGGCATATTAGTTGTCGTTGGCTTGTTCTTTTATGGAGCCTACGTTGGTGTTGGGTCTTCGATGTAA
- a CDS encoding macro domain-containing protein, which produces MMSHVQPKQAFRITNNIVLVDGDMFFSKMQTLTITVNLQGVMGKGLAARAKKEFPDVFVRYRDACKSTQVTVTTPYLYKREASVDQELADLQTPLNTPNSVKWFLLFATKRHWRQNSRIEDIEAGLNWVRHNAVQQGIKSLAIPALGCGLGKLEWSQVGPLMCRYLSDIGIDVAIYLPREQQLDPKLLTPEFLLNT; this is translated from the coding sequence ATGATGTCTCATGTTCAACCGAAGCAAGCGTTTCGTATTACTAACAATATTGTTCTTGTCGATGGAGATATGTTCTTTTCTAAGATGCAAACGCTCACCATTACTGTTAATTTACAAGGAGTGATGGGCAAAGGATTAGCTGCTAGGGCAAAGAAAGAGTTTCCTGATGTTTTTGTTCGATATCGGGATGCTTGCAAGAGTACGCAAGTAACTGTCACAACCCCTTATCTGTATAAACGAGAAGCTTCCGTAGATCAAGAATTAGCTGATTTACAGACTCCATTAAATACTCCGAATTCTGTCAAATGGTTTTTACTGTTTGCCACGAAACGACATTGGCGACAAAACTCTAGAATAGAGGATATTGAAGCGGGATTGAATTGGGTTAGACATAATGCCGTTCAACAGGGCATTAAATCTCTAGCTATTCCTGCATTGGGTTGTGGGCTAGGAAAACTGGAATGGTCACAGGTTGGCCCTTTGATGTGTCGCTATTTATCGGATATTGGTATCGACGTGGCTATTTATTTACCCCGCGAACAGCAACTCGATCCTAAATTATTAACTCCTGAGTTTTTACTCAATACTTAA
- a CDS encoding photosynthesis system II assembly factor Ycf48 produces the protein MQSIVKILQRVVTLIAVVLLCASCKNAYLPSVESSPWQVIQLPTEDTVQDIGFTGDPNHGWLVGSNATLLETNDGGQTWQPKYLDIDPRTRLTSVSFRGSEGWIVGMPSILLHSTDEGASWSSIPLSAKLPGTTKTILALGPSSAEMTTDLGAIYRTEDGGKTWKGLVESAVGVYRNISRSPDGKYVTVSANGNFYSTWEPGDSAWVQHNRNNSKRLQKMGFTTDDRLWLLARGGALQFSKVETPETPEDWQETQNPEFASSIGFLDLAYRTPEEIWVSGGSGNLIVSFDGGETWQKDRTVQNVPSNFYQIDFESPEIGFVIGNGGVILKYDDSTQSA, from the coding sequence ATGCAATCAATTGTGAAAATTCTGCAACGAGTTGTAACATTAATCGCGGTTGTTCTGCTGTGCGCTAGTTGTAAAAATGCCTATTTACCTTCTGTAGAGTCCAGTCCTTGGCAAGTGATTCAGTTACCCACTGAAGACACCGTTCAAGATATTGGCTTTACAGGCGATCCCAACCATGGGTGGCTAGTCGGCAGTAATGCGACCTTATTAGAAACCAACGATGGTGGCCAAACCTGGCAACCCAAATATTTAGACATCGATCCGAGGACTCGGTTGACCTCGGTTAGTTTCCGTGGTAGTGAAGGATGGATTGTGGGAATGCCTTCAATTCTGCTTCATTCCACCGATGAAGGGGCCTCTTGGTCAAGTATTCCCCTAAGCGCTAAGTTGCCAGGAACCACAAAAACCATTTTGGCTTTAGGGCCTTCCTCAGCCGAAATGACCACAGATTTAGGCGCGATTTATCGCACCGAAGATGGGGGCAAAACCTGGAAGGGTTTAGTGGAGTCTGCGGTTGGGGTGTATCGCAATATTTCGCGATCGCCTGATGGGAAGTATGTCACGGTTTCCGCCAATGGCAACTTCTATTCCACCTGGGAGCCAGGAGATTCTGCCTGGGTTCAGCATAACCGCAATAACTCCAAACGCTTGCAAAAAATGGGCTTCACCACCGACGATCGGTTATGGCTACTCGCTAGGGGAGGCGCTCTCCAGTTTAGTAAAGTCGAAACGCCAGAAACCCCTGAAGATTGGCAAGAAACCCAAAACCCAGAATTTGCCAGCAGTATTGGCTTTCTGGATTTAGCCTATCGTACCCCAGAAGAAATCTGGGTATCGGGTGGCAGTGGTAACCTGATTGTCAGTTTTGATGGCGGAGAAACCTGGCAAAAAGACCGCACCGTGCAAAATGTGCCCTCTAACTTCTACCAGATTGATTTTGAATCTCCCGAAATCGGATTTGTGATTGGCAATGGAGGAGTAATTTTAAAATATGACGACTCCACCCAATCGGCCTAA